The following coding sequences lie in one Arachis ipaensis cultivar K30076 chromosome B05, Araip1.1, whole genome shotgun sequence genomic window:
- the LOC107644104 gene encoding mitogen-activated protein kinase kinase 9: protein MALVRHRRHLNLRLPLPEPSERCPRFPLSQTTNAAKSFSASSGDVIFPGDIEKLEVLGHGNGGTVYKVRHKRTSAIYALKVVQSSSDATTRRRIRTETEIHSRAADSPYVVRYHGSFESPLSGDVAILMEYMDSGTLETLLKTRGTFDEASLAKVARDVLNGLNYLHARNIVHRDIKPANLLVNNKNEVKIGDFGVSKLMCRTLDPCKSYVGTCAYMSPERFDPDAYGGNYNGYAADIWSLGLTLLELYMGHFPLLQEGQRPDWATLMWAICFGERPSLPEGVSTEFRDFVECCLKKDSSQRWTAPQLLTHPFLSRNNPEP, encoded by the coding sequence ATGGCCCTCGTTCGTCACCGCCGCCATCTTAATCTCCGCCTTCCCCTTCCAGAACCTTCCGAACGCTGTCCACGCTTTCCTCTCTCGCAAACCACAAACGCCGCCAAATCCTTCTCCGCCTCCTCCGGTGACGTTATCTTCCCCGGCGACATCGAGAAACTGGAAGTTCTCGGCCACGGCAACGGCGGCACAGTCTACAAAGTCCGCCATAAGCGAACCTCAGCGATCTACGCTCTCAAAGTCGTGCAATCCAGCTCCGACGCCACAACGCGCCGCCGCATCAGAACAGAAACCGAGATCCACAGCCGCGCCGCCGACTCACCGTACGTCGTTCGCTACCATGGCTCCTTCGAGAGCCCGCTCTCCGGCGACGTCGCCATCCTCATGGAGTACATGGACTCCGGCACGCTGGAAACTCTCTTGAAAACAAGAGGCACGTTTGACGAAGCCTCTCTGGCGAAAGTGGCGCGTGACGTTCTTAACGGTCTTAACTACCTCCACGCGCGCAACATCGTGCACCGTGACATAAAGCCCGCGAACCTCCTCGTGAATAACAAGAATGAGGTCAAGATAGGTGATTTTGGGGTAAGTAAGCTCATGTGCCGGACGCTTGACCCGTGCAAATCCTACGTCGGCACGTGCGCCTATATGAGCCCGGAGCGGTTCGACCCGGATGCATATGGCGGGAATTATAATGGATATGCCGCAGATATATGGAGCCTGGGCCTGACCCTTCTGGAACTTTACATGGGTCATTTCCCGTTGCTCCAAGAAGGTCAGAGGCCTGATTGGGCTACCCTAATGTGGGCAATTTGTTTTGGGGAGCGGCCGAGTTTGCCTGAAGGCGTCTCGACCGAGTTCCGTGACTTTGTTGAGTGTTGCCTCAAGAAGGACTCTAGTCAGAGATGGACGGCTCCTCAGCTCTTGACCCACCCGTTTCTTTCTAGGAATAACCCCGAACCTTAG